From a region of the Vanrija pseudolonga chromosome 2, complete sequence genome:
- the VPS13 gene encoding Vacuolar protein sorting-associated protein 13, whose amino-acid sequence MQVIKDMALRMLNVYVSPYVDNLNPDDLQLSILAGKAEFHGLRLKKSVLERFGLPVEIVAGDIGSLSLTIPWQAMKSQPAQIVIDDIFVLARARPQGKVDPEEDERIDQATKQEKLRSAEAVDSAASQVEQAGGTENKETYFGAIATRIINNVQIHIKNIHLRYEDGTSTPDHPFAAGLTISEFKMVSTDENWIEAFLENDVKDVHKLSKLSALSVYFDTDAASIAKPDNRDGTIDALKAMLVGKPEHQHILKPVTGEARLVIHRTMTNTTPQYDVQALFDEIGVVLDRAQYRDALSMIDVFHFYRRTHQYYKYRPPEEEFKENPAKARWKYALNAISAEVHERNRRWSWDYLKERRDKRIKYVDLYVQKLSLPQDMPLPPDEQDELDTLEKELSFEDIRFFRSVARVQAKRDAATRKKLEAEQQKTQPQTQTWGEWLWGSRVEDSQEPNQITESEQKEIDDLIDYDAWSAAETSVGTARDLIKMRISTSLNKGSFSLRASPKEGAQDVIALVFDSFSADVDQRVDSMKLKMALGGFRVYDGTTPKSLYPQIVRVKDIDGDKDESRSGRKQQSLPITSGALAELSAKFNITPKAAPTPAADPFFSLEYEHNPLDGRADNAVTVKMRHLEIIYHRNYVEEVVAFFKPPASQLESINALLDAAGETLDGIRKETRAGLEYALEQHKTLDLHVDMNAPIIIIPMDVTVATSQLLVLDAGHIAVDSKLADKDKLNDVQKKRGLQYSDDDYKQLEDLMYDRMLLSLDSTQLLMGDDFDACMAALDTHGHGANELHIVERINMSFTVQNAIVNAPNLTKFKIQGEMPELQVNFSDRKYQTLMKFIDECIPRFGDSDKPEADVHPADIPVLHNTPFVRPAKLEEYTLDDHHETRSIHSHKDGESDKGRDEFFEAKDDQTENQRRELQQINFEFSFAVGKLQASIFRSTSPTTEKALANATLDGFGLTFVQRKFEMSVDLFLHNITLAMVEQGKAQRPLLSSAEVDSDSDHKLIKVRYHRVQKESPDFMTVHEGVDQSIDTELSTFKITLAAEPILSLYDFIMTTFVPKAPEGGATIEELDAEGAKVPEVTQSAPESLDKLRIRVKLTSAQVGLENNDVRFALLSLPSADVALLLRAGTMRVSARLGNISLEDTSDDQVASPEFKKMLAIEGEELADFSYETFNPDDPTFPGYNSSILLRAGSLKFTFMEQGLHNLYTFALKFARMKAVYDAAQQAAVQRASEVTRMRYDIAVKTPIIILPRDGQTSPDVLVMKLGEIVARNQYLGDPNDSSTIDASLSGINVSSELYRNDKKASLQLIDDVNITATVKQYGNPEHRTDPHKADSEITTEMSDVKLSLTQNQYVLVMSLLESLPRALSNINEDDEEEDEGIPTPPTPSDPSTETDDPSTVAPSIATPSEVDHDTALAPELIIAASDKVWTSLDFVFNVKSIGMEVYGPGVHTEEDMKNHSIARFGLTGSHLAFKTLSNSAMELEFSLKTLAFWSTRNSGSVFRDIVPASTNDGNQIMVQYTKSSDQQALAIVSIDSPRFILAVEPLAALAEFAVAPFKSTTEVQAPAGDDEAEVEAEPAPPGTLAFRIDIVNSTVIVLADDSDPRSQAIQLSIKEILVSQNNILALKVVDLDMSFGRMDNPDDRVSFLDDVGITLSLDRRQKGGHIMTVFDIDVPSPIIFRASVSDILLILEVVNKATAAAAKVFATEEAQQAAVKPIVPPKPIAATTIDETVGTLAPPETQVKQRRASLVRPRTASAAKTRILVSHEQLSLRVNGFQFVLVSDVQEMPVVHLSTTEFICTVSDWSSDLKAATSITTAIRYYNLNNSYFEPLMDPWKFDLQVARTSGTGTGNPLAVRLTADQRVELSITSAFIELGITTMTIFDKASSQAIKDKGPAAPFRMRNRTGLPITIWPETDDLATIPWHKRKVLEDGADVPWYFEDRQTLRDNVSAFRHNAFGLELPDSTVKWEPVRGISVDRAGEHVLNLRPKIDKVTHQLMCEIKLENNIKIITIRSTLNVENQTSLPVEMIVVDAHGKASGNVMRIDPGEPMPVPFEAVFDKRFRLRPLRGFGFDYGWSTPLHWRQLINRPIRPISCKHMTPKEPAFYFQAQANFNTKEPSARVYPRMTLTLRAPVELENLLPYDLKFRIHDKATSLSSSNFLVKGGTSPIHTVELSHLLLLSVAPEDTAFKQSDYAIINTDDPELPMENGFNLADPKGNKLQLKLHYYTYPNSGGAFKVQVYSPFIILNKTGLPFDVMVKSTLGGAKPVAGRDLFATDFQRESPTPFMLSFPSDDRRNRLLLRVADSKLSQPLSFEPVAADMQIVLPSDRGDKEYYVGLSYHEGLGKYKLSKVITIAPRFLVKNMSAHPIQVRQSSDPHPLAIISPDQRKPIRSLSHREALQLRLAFDGPNSTWSAPFNISDIGTIHVTMERQTRSGPRTYLMRVETHLDGSSIFIFISRETEPWPIKLRNETNIPFTFKQSASSNGPLRDIYWSDTFQQSVEDGGDAQTYVSRDLKPHTDVDYTWDWPVSRNKRLLLYRGQTMVPRPIDVMAIGVQPPLKIQPQQAGERPATISIDIRADGNSQLIVISNYSEERSIFKPTRRSGTPNPLGRSDSSESLSTTGFETEAATDKATMSITVELEGVGVSLVTKRPDELLYFTARGLKVVYNDFPTYYDVLLDCKWIQIDNQLFGGLFPIVFYPTVVPKDGKELDSHPTVQLAVALLKDQSHGVIFVKYASILLQAMTVELDEDFIMALIDFLKFKEATWREDIKDVLIEQPKGIPGPDITHNKQDNFFFESLQLQPVSLELSFMRTDRVNVDDKVSTRNPLYYLLNALTMTLGNVNAAPINFRALFLENVRLSGHDLQERIVLHYQEQAVQQIYRVLGSADFLGNPVGLFNNISSGFSDFFYEPWQGFVMHGNRDIGLGIARGATSLAKKTVFGISDSVTKFSSSIGKGLSAATLDQDYQNKRRMNQKRNKPKHALYGVAAGATAFADSVTSAFEGVASMPMEGAEQGGAAGFAKGVGKGFVGLFTKPAVGLFDFIAASTEGIRNTTTVFDQNEIERVRLPRFIASDGVLRPFSGREALGQSWLKDLDAGQYFGESYVAHLDLPGDDAVALLSNARLLYVQQRKMRTIWQVPFDELQSLSLESSGIALTLRGGTPGPFLPIADQAGREWLFKRIARVVETYNKKNTQKDE is encoded by the exons ATGCAGGTCATCAAGGACATGGCCCTGCGTATGCTCAACGTATACGTATCGCCCTATGTCGACAACTTGAACCCAGATGATCTTCAGCTGTCAATCCTGGCCG GCAAGGCCGAGTTCCATGGCCTCCGACTCAAGAAGTCGGTTCTGGAGCGGTTCGGTCTGCCAGTCGAGATTGTCGCAG GCGACATTGGCAGCCTCTCCCTCACGATCCCATGGCAGGCGATGAAGTCGCAGCCTGCACAGATCGTCATCGACGACATCTTCGTGCTCGCCCGTGCGCGCCCACAAGGGAAGGTGGATCCTGAAGAGGACGAACGGATAGACCAGGCTACAAAGCAGGAAAAGCTGCGCAGTGCAGAGGCCGTCGACAGCGCAGCAAGCCAGGTGGAACAGGCTGGGGGCACCGAGA ACAAGGAGACATACTTTGGTGCTATTGCTACCCGGATCATCAACAATGTCCAGATTCACATCAAGAATATCCACTTGCGATACGAGGATGGCACCAGCACCCCAGATCACCCGTTCGCGGCCGGTCTCACCATCTCAGAGTTCAAGATGGTCTCGACGGACGAGAACTGGATCGAGGCGTTCCTCGAGAACGACGTCAAGGATGTGCACAAG CTCTCCAAGCTCAGCGCCCTGTCGGTCTACTttgacaccgacgccgctaGCATTGCAAAGCCTGACAACCGTGATGGAACAATCGATGCCCTCAAGGCGATGCTTGTCGGTAAACCGGAACATCAACACATCTTGAAGCCTGTGACTGGCGAGGCTCGACTCGTCATCCACAGGACAATGACCAACACTACCCCGCAGTACGACGTCCAGGCCCTGTTTGACGAGATCGGCGTTGTCTTGGACAGGGCCCAGTACCGAGACGCGCTGTCAATGATCGACGTGTTTCACTTCTACAGACGCACACACCAGTACTACAAGTACCGGCCACCAGAGGAAGAGTTCAAGGAAAATCCTGCCAAGGCCAGGTGGAAATACGCACTCAACGCCATTTCCGCCGAAGTGCATGAACGAAACAGGAGATGGTCCTGGGACTACCTCAAGGAGCGTCGAGACAAGCGCATCAAATACGTCGACCTCTACGTCCAGAAGTTGTCACTACCACAGGACATGCCGCTGCCACCAGAC GAGCAGGACGAGTTGGATACCCTTGAGAAGGAGCTGTCGTTTGAGGATATTCGCTTCTTCCGTTCAGTTGCCCGAGTCcaggccaagcgcgacgcggccacCCGCAAGAAACTGGAGGCGGAGCAGCAAAAGACACAACCACAAACGCAAACCTGGGGCGAATGGCTGTGGGGATCACGGGTTGAGGATTCCCAGGAGCCCAACCAGATTACCGAGTCAGAGCAGAAGGAGATTGACGACCTGATCGACTATGACGCATGGTCAGCAGCCGAGACAAGCGTTGGTACCGCACGAGATCTCATCAAGATGCGCATCTCTACATCACTCAACAAGGGATCCTTCTCATTGAGAGCCAGTCCCAAAGAAGGTGCTCAGGACGTCATCGCCCTCGTGTTCGATTCATTCTCTGCCGATGTGGACCAGCGTGTCGACTCGATGAAGCTCAAGATGGCGCTTGGTGGCTTCCGAGTGTACGACGGCACGACACCCAAGTCGCTCTACCCCCAGATCGTGCGCGTCAAGGATATTGACGGTGACAAGGACGAGTCCCGTTCTGGAAGGAAACAGCAGAGTCTCCCAATTACCAGCGGAGCCCTGGCAGAGCTCAGTGCCAAGTTCAACATCACGCCGAAGGCAGCACCAACTCCAGCTGCGGACCCATTCTTCTCACTCGAGTACGAGCACAATCCCTTGGATGGCCGAGCAGACAATGCGGTGACAGTCAAGATGCGCCATCTCGAGATCATCTACCATCGCAACTatgtggaggaggtggttgCGTTCTTCAAGCCGCCAGCGAGTCAGCTCGAGTCGATCAACGCGCTGCTGGACGCTGCCGGTGAGACGCTTGATGGTATCCGAAAGGAGACGCGAGCAGGTCTCGAGTATGCGCTGGAACAGCACAAGACACTCGACCTCCACGTGGACATGAACGCGCCGATCATCATCATTCCCATGGACGTGACTGTTGCCACCTCGCAGCTacttgtcctcgacgccggtcACATTGCAGTCGACAGCAAactcgccgacaaggacaagctcaACGATGTCCAGAAGAAGCGTGGTCTCCAGTACAGCGATGACGACtacaagcagctcgaggacctcatGTACGACCGCATGCTGTTGAGTCTCGACTCCACGCAGCTCCTCATGGGagacgactttgacgcctGTATGGCCGCGCTGGACACGCACGGACATGGTGCCAACGAGCTGCACATTGTCGAGCGGATCAACATGTCGTTCACGGTTCAAAACGCCATTGTCAACGCACCAAACCTGACCAAGTTCAAGATCCAGGGAGAGATGCCGGAGCTTCAAGTCAACTTCTCGGACCGCAAGTACCAGACGTTGATGAAGTTTATCGACGAGTGTATTCCCAGGTttggcgacagcgacaagcCAGAAGCCGATGTGCACCCCGCCGACATCCCAGTCCTCCACAACACGCCGTTTGTGCGCCCAGCAAAGCTCGAAGAGTACACTCTTGACGACCATCACGAGACCCGTTCAATCCACTCTCACAAGGATGGTGAGAGCGACAAGGGCCGGGACGAGTTCTTTGAGGCCAAGGATGACCAGACAGAAAACCAACGCCGCGAACTGCAACAGATCAACTTTGAGTTTTCGTTCGCAGTGGGCAAGTTGCAAGCGTCGATCTTCCGCTCAACATCACCCACCACCGAGAAGGCCCTGGCGAACGCCACATTAGACGGCTTTGGCCTGACATTTGTTCAACGCAAGTTTGAGATGTCGGTCGACCTCTTCCTTCACAACATTACCCTGGCAATGGTGGAGCAGGGCAAGGCTCAGCGTCCACTGCTGTCATCGGCAGAGGTCGACAGTGACAGTGACCACAAGCTCATCAAGGTCAGGTACCATCGAGTGCAGAAGGAGTCGCCGGACTTCATGACAGTCCACGAGGGTGTCGACCAGAGCATTGATACGGAGCTGTCGACGTTCAAGATTACGCTGGCTGCCGAGCCCATCCTCTCGCTGTACGACTTTATCATGACGACGTTTGTCCCCAAGGCACCCGAGGGAGGAGCGACCATCGAGGAGTTGGATGCCGAGGGGGCCAAGGTGCCTGAAGTCACCCAGTCTGCTCCGGAATCACTCGACAAGCTTCGTATCCGCGTCAAGCTCACCAGTGCGCAAGTGGGCTTGGAGAACAACGACGTCCGCTTTGCCCTGCTGAGCCTTCCCTCTGCCGATGTTGCCTTGCTGCTTCGAGCCGGTACAATGAGGGTCAGCGCGAGGCTGGGCAACATCTCCCTGGAAGACACCTCCGATGACCAggtcgcctcgcccgagTTCAAGAAGATGCTTGCGATTGAAGGAGAGGAGCTGGCTGATTTCAGCTACGAGACCTTCAACCCGGATGACCCTACGTTCCCGGGCTACAACTCGTCTATTCTCCTGAGAGCCGGTTCGCTCAAGTTCACCTTCATGGAGCAGGGCCTGCACAACCTCTACACGTTTGCCCTCAAGTTTGCCCGGATGAAGGCCGTgtacgacgccgcgcagcagGCTGCCGTTCAGCGCGCGTCCGAGGTCACTCGCATGCGCTACGACATTGCCGTCAAGACTCCGATCATCATCCTGCCTCGTGATGGGCAGACTTCGCCCGACGTTTTGGTGATGAAGCTCGGTGAGATTGTGGCGCGGAACCAGTACCTGGGCGACCCGAACGACTCGAGCACCATCGACGCGTCGCTGTCCGGCATCAATGTCTCGTCCGAGCTGTACCGCAACGACAAGAAGGCTAGCCTGCAGCTCATTGACGATGTCAACATCACTGCGACTGTCAAACAGTATGGCAACCCGGAGCACCGAACCGACCCACACAAGGCCGACAGCGAAATCACCACGGAGATGTCGGACGTCAAGTTGTCGCTCACCCAGAACCAATATGTGTTGGTGATGAGCCTTCTCGAGTCACTTCCCCGAGCGTTGAGCAACAtcaacgaggacgatgaggaggaggatgaggggATTCCCACTCCGCCTACGCCATCTGATCCCTCCACCGAGACAGATGACCCTTCGACTGTTGCTCCCAGTATCGCCACACCTTCAGAGGTTGACCACGACACGGCTCTCGCCCCAGAGCTCATCATCGCGGCCAGCGACAAGGTCTGGACGTCGCTCGACTTTGTGTTCAATGTCAAGTCGATCGGCATGGAAGTGTACGGGCCCGGCGTGCATACCGAGGAAGATATGAAGAACCACAGTATTGCGCGGTTCGGTCTCACTGGAAGTCATCTTGCCTTCAAGACGCTTTCCAACAGCGCCATGGAGCTCGAGTTCTCGCTCAAGACGTTGGCCTTCTGGAGCACGCGTAATAGCGGGAGCGTGTTCAGAGATATTGTCCCAGCGTCAACCAATGACGGCAACCAAAT CATGGTGCAGTACACAAAGTCGTCCGACCAGCAAGCCTTGGCCATCGTGTCTATCGACAGCCCTCGCTTCatccttgccgtcgagccgcTTGCCGCGCTTGCCGAGTTTGCGGTCGCTCCTTTCAAGAGCACGACGGAAGTGCAGGCGCCGGcaggtgacgacgaggcggaggtggAAGCtgagcccgcgccgcctggcACTCTGGCCTTCCGCATCGATATTGTCAACTCGACTGTCATTGTTCTGGCCGACGACTCTGACCCTCGGTCACAAGCTATCCAGTTGTCCATCAAGGAGATTCTGGTGTCGCAGAACAATATCCTTGCACTCAAGGTTGTGGACCTCGACATGTCCTTTGGTCGCATGGACAACCCGGATGACCGAGTCAGTTTCCTCGATGACGTTGGAATCACTTTGTCCCTCGACAGACGCCAGAAGGGAGGCCACATCATGACGGTTTTCGACATTGATGTGCCTTCCCCCATCATCTTCCGTGCCTCGGTCAGCGATATCCTGCTCATCCTGGAAGTAGTCAACAAGGCgacagcggccgcggccaaggTATTTGCGACAGAGGAGGCTCAGCAGGCGGCTGTGAAGCCCATAGTCCCGCCAAAGCCGATCGCGGCTACCACCATTGATGAGACTGTCGGAACCCTCGCCCCGCCAGAGACGCAGGTCAAGCAACGCCGCGCCTCGCTTGTCCGTCCAcgaacggcgtcggcggccaagaCGCGCATCCTCGTGTCCCATGAGCAGCTGTCGCTAAGGGTCAATGGATTCCAGTTCGTGCTCGTCAGCGACGTACAGGAAATGCCCGTCGTCCACCTGTCCACCACCGAGTTCATCTGCACAGTATCCGACTGGTCGAGCGACTTGAAGGCCGCGACGTCTATCACCACTGCCATCCGGTACTACAACCTCAACAACTCGTACTTTGAGCCGCTCATGGACCCTTGGAAGTTTGACCTCCAGGTTGCCAGAACCTCAGGAACTGGCACGGGCAACCCCCTGGCCGTTAGGTTGACTGCAGACCAGCGTGTGGAGCTCAGCATCACGTCGGCATTCATCGAGCTCGGTATCACGACCATGACCATCTTTGACAAGGCGTCGAGCCAAGCCATCAAGGACAAGGGACCTGCCGCGCCGTTCAGGATGAGGAACCGCACTGGTCTGCCCATCACCATTTGGCCCGAGACCGATGACCTGGCGACCATTCCGTGGCACAAACGCAAGGTCTtggaggacggcgccgacgtgccctGGTACTTTGAGGACCGTCAGACCTTACGTGACAACGTCTCGGCGTTCCGCCACAACGCCTTTGGCCTGGAGCTGCCCGACTCGACTGTCAAATGGGAGCCAGTTCGCGGCATTTCCGTCGACAGagccggcgagcacgtcctcAACCTCCGCCCCAAGATTGACAAGGTCACGCACCAGCTCATGTGCGAGATCAAGCTGGAGAACAACATCAAGATCATCACGATTCGTTCTACTCTGAATGTCGAGAACCAGACGAGCTTACCCGTCGAGATGATCGTTGTGGACGCCCACGGCAAGGCCTCTGGCAACGTCATGAGGATCGACCCGGGCGAGCCGATGCCCGTGCCGTTCGAGGCCGTGTTCGACAAGCGGTTCCGCCTGCGACCACTCCGCGGCTTTGGCTTCGACTATGGATGGTCTACGCCTCTGCACTGGCGCCAGCTGATCAACCGCCCCATCCGGCCCATCAGCTGCAAGCACATGACGCCCAAGGAGCCGGCATTCTACTTCCAGGCGCAGGCAAACTTCAACACCAAGGAGCCTTCGGCCAGGGTGTACCCCCGCATGACGCTCACGCTCCGCGCACCTGTCGAACTGGAGAATCTGCTGCCCTACGACCTCAAGTTCAGAATCCATGACAAGGCGACGAGTTTGAGCTCGAGCAACTTCCTTGTCAAGGGCGGCACCAGTCCGATTCACACGGTCGAGCTTTCCCACCTCTTACTGCTCAGCGTTGCGCCGGAAGACACCGCCTTCAAGCAGAGCGACTATGCCATCATCAACACGGACGACCCCGAGCTGCCAATGGAGAATGGCTTCAACTTGGCGGATCCAAAGGGCAACAAGCTGCAGCTCAAGCTCCACTACTACACCTACCCCAACTCTGGTGGGGCGTTCAAGGTCCAGGTCTACAGCCCGTTCATCATCCTGAACAAGACTGGGCTGCCGTTTGACGTCATGGTCAAGAGCACATTAGGCGGTGCCAAACCCGTGGCTGGACGCGACCTGTTTGCTACCGACTTCCAGCGCgagtcgccgacgccgttcaTGCTCAGCTTCCCGAGCGACGACAGAAGAAATAGACTGCTGCTCAGAGTGGCCGACTCGAAGCTTTCCCAGCCGCTGTCATTCGAGCCGGTCGCTGCGGACATGCAGATCGTCCTGCCATCGGACAGGGGAGACAAGGAGTACTATGTCGGTTTGTCGTACCACGAGGGTCTTGGCAAG TACAAACTTTCCAAGGTCATTACCATTGCCCCGCGTTTCCTTGTCAAGAACATGTCGGCGCACCCTATCCAAGTTAGGCAGTCGTCTGATCCCCACCCTCTCGCCATCATCAGCCCGGATCAGCGCAAGCCCATTCGGTCGCTCAGTCACAGAGAGGCACTCCAGCTTCGCTTGGCCTTTGATGGGCCCAACTCGACATGGTCGGCGCCGTTCAACATTTCTGATATCGGCACCATCCACGTGACGATGGAGAGACAGACCAGAAGTGGACCGAGAACATACCTCATGCGCGTCGAGACACACCTTGATGGCTCGTCCATCTTCATCTTCATCTCGAGAGAGACGGAGCCATGGCCCATCAAGCTGCGTAACGAGACAAACATCCCGTTCACGTTCAAACAATCGGCAAGTAGCAACGGACCGCTTCGAGACATCTACTGGTCTGACACCTTCCAGCAATCTGTTGAAGATGGGGGCGACGCGCAGACCTACGTGTCGCGTGATCTCAAGCCTCATACTGATGTCGACTACACCTGGGACTGGCCAGTGTCGCGCAACAAGCGACTGTTGCTGTACAGGGGGCAGACGATGGTCCCTCGGCCCATCGACGTCATGGCCATTGGTGTGCAGCCGCCGTTGAAGATTCAG CCTCAGCAGGCGGGCGAAAGACCTGCCACCATCTCCATCGATATCCGCGCAGATGGTAACTCGCAACTCATTGTCATTTCCAACTACAGCGAGGAGAGAAGCATCTTCAAGCCAACCCGGAGGTCGGGTACGCCCAACCCTCTCGGCCGCTCGGATAGCTCGGAGAGCCTTTCAACGACTGGCTTTgagaccgaggcggcgactGACAAGGCGACCATGTCGATcacggtcgagctcgagggtgTCGGCGTGTCTCTTGTCACCAAGCGGCCCGATGAGCTGCTGTACTTTACAGCGAGGGGACTGAAGGTGGTCTACAACGACTTCCCGACCTACTACGACGTGCTCTTGGACTGCAAGTGGATCCAGATTGACAACCAGCTGTTCGGTGGCTTGTTCCCCATCGTCTTCTACCCGACCGTCGTgcccaaggacggcaaggagctGGACTCGCACCCCACCGTGCAGTTGGCTGTTGCCCTGTTAAAGGATCAAT CCCACGGCGTCATCTTTGTCAAGTACGCCAGTATCCTGCTCCAAGCCATgacggtcgagctcgacgaagACTTTATCATGGCTCTCATCGACTTCCTCAAGTTCAAGGAGGCAACTTGGAGGGAAGACATCAAGGA CGTCCTCATTGAACAGCCCAAGGGCATCCCCGGACCAGACATCACACACAACAAGCAGGACAACTTCTTCTTCGAGTCCCTTCAACTGCAACCCGTATCATTGGAGCTTTCATTCATGCGCACAGATCGTGTCAATGTGGACGACAA GGTGTCAACACGCAATCCCCTCTACTACCTCCTCAACGCACTCACCATGACGTTGGGTAATGTTAACGCAGCTCCCATCAACTTCAGGGCCTTGTTCCTCGAGAATGTCCGACTCAGCGGCCACGACCTGCAAGAGCGAATCGTCCTCCACTACCAAGAGCAAGCTGTCCAGCAAATCTACAGAGTCCTCGGCTCGGCAGACTTCCTCGGCAACCCTGTCGGTCTCTTCAACAACATCAGCTCTGGCTTCTCAGACTTCTTCTATGAACCATGGCAAGGGTTTGTGATGCACGGCAACAGGGATATTGGCTTAGGGATCGCCAGAGGAGCGACGAGTTTGGCAAAGAAGACAGTGTTCGGCATCAGCGACAGTGTGACCAAGTTCTCAAGCAGTATCGGCAAAGGTCTGTCCGCGGCGACACTCGATCAAGACTACCAGAACAAGCGCCGCATGAATCAGAAGAGAAACAAGCCCAAGCACGCACTGTACGGTGTGGCGGCTGGTGCCACTGCCTTTGCAGACTCTGTGACAAGTGCATTCGAGGGCGTGGCCTCGATGCCCATGgagggcgccgagcagggcggcgctGCAGGCTTCGCCAAGGGTGTCGGCAAAGGCTTTGTTGGCCTGTTTACCAAGCCCGCCGTTGGCCTCTTCGACTTTatcgcggcgtcgaccgaGGGCATCAGGAACACGACGACAGTGTTTGACCAGAACGAGATTGAGCGTGTCCGTCTCCCGCGCTTCATCGCATCGGACGGCGTGCTCCGTCCCTTCTCTGGTCGTGAGGCACTCGGCCAGTCGTggctcaaggacctcgacgcAGGGCAGTACTTTGGCGAGTCGTacgtcgcgcacctcgacctgcccggcgacgacgccgtcgcgctcctgTCCAACGCGCGCTTGCTCTACGTCCAGCAGAGAAAGATGCGCACAATCTGGCAGGTGCCCTTTGACGAGCTCCAGTCGCTCTCCCTCGAGTCGTCAGGCATCGCGCTCACTCTGCGGGGTGGCACACCCGGACCGTTCCTCCCCATTGCCGACCAGGCTGGCCGCGAGTGGTTGTTCAAGCGGATCGCGAG GGTGGTCGAGACTTACAACAAGAAGAATACGCAGAAGGACGAGTAG